A single Natranaerobius thermophilus JW/NM-WN-LF DNA region contains:
- a CDS encoding ABC transporter ATP-binding protein gives MTKHMNKPLIVGTNLEMKYLMGEVEVYALKGVNVNLYDSELVVVLGPSGSGKSTLLNIIGGMDRPTRGELYYQSQALHEADSKELTYYRRSEVGFIFQFYNLMPNLTAYENINLSVQIARNPFNIDNLLNQVGLSDRKDHFPSQLSGGEQQRVAIARAIAKNPRMLLCDEPTGALDLPTGRQILKLLRDFCQEYQKSVVIITHNTAISEMADRVIHLKDGNVDYVEENQNPVAAEQVSW, from the coding sequence ATGACGAAACACATGAACAAACCGCTAATAGTTGGTACAAATTTGGAGATGAAATACCTCATGGGTGAAGTAGAAGTTTATGCTTTAAAAGGTGTCAATGTTAATTTATATGATAGTGAGCTTGTAGTTGTTTTGGGACCTAGCGGTTCAGGAAAAAGTACTCTTCTGAATATTATTGGTGGGATGGACCGCCCAACAAGGGGTGAGTTGTATTACCAATCTCAAGCCCTACATGAGGCTGATTCAAAGGAATTAACTTATTATCGTAGAAGTGAAGTAGGATTTATATTTCAATTTTACAACTTAATGCCAAATTTAACAGCTTATGAAAATATTAATCTTTCAGTCCAAATTGCAAGGAATCCGTTTAATATTGACAATCTCTTGAATCAAGTGGGTCTTTCGGATCGCAAAGATCATTTTCCTTCTCAACTTTCGGGTGGTGAACAGCAGAGAGTTGCCATTGCCAGGGCTATTGCCAAAAATCCTAGAATGCTGTTATGTGATGAACCTACTGGGGCCTTGGATCTGCCTACAGGAAGACAGATTTTGAAACTGTTGCGGGATTTTTGTCAGGAGTATCAAAAATCCGTTGTGATTATTACCCACAATACTGCCATTAGTGAAATGGCAGATCGGGTGATACACCTGAAAGATGGAAATGTAGATTATGTAGAGGAAAACCAAAATCCTGTGGCAGCAGAGCAGGTGAGCTGGTAA
- a CDS encoding TetR/AcrR family transcriptional regulator, whose translation MKDNNTKDRIIHAARESFAKKGFQGATIAEIANKAGLSEGAIYRHFKSKEELLMQCVTPVLEEIIENMEENFPQVETLREFVKQNLELRLQMFQKNYNTFRILINELPYSNEMVRQYMKFLSKQEQKISKLMKRVKDLGQVKRTRNSLLFGLGQNMSLWLYMNFQDWCQNEEMKADEDILNVEKEHIIEDLTDYILYGISGSPQNDGERG comes from the coding sequence ATGAAAGATAATAATACTAAAGATAGAATTATCCATGCCGCTCGAGAGAGTTTTGCAAAGAAAGGTTTTCAAGGAGCCACTATCGCTGAAATTGCCAATAAGGCGGGGTTATCCGAGGGGGCTATTTATAGACATTTTAAAAGTAAAGAAGAACTATTAATGCAATGTGTGACACCAGTTCTTGAAGAAATTATTGAAAATATGGAAGAAAATTTTCCTCAAGTCGAAACTTTAAGGGAGTTTGTAAAGCAAAATTTGGAGCTACGATTACAAATGTTCCAAAAGAATTACAACACATTTAGGATCTTAATCAATGAGCTACCGTATTCCAATGAAATGGTAAGACAATATATGAAATTTTTATCAAAACAAGAACAAAAGATTAGTAAATTGATGAAACGGGTAAAAGATTTAGGTCAAGTTAAGCGCACTAGAAATTCGTTACTGTTTGGATTAGGCCAGAATATGTCCCTGTGGTTGTACATGAATTTTCAAGATTGGTGTCAAAATGAAGAAATGAAAGCAGATGAAGACATTCTCAATGTAGAAAAAGAACATATAATAGAAGACTTGACGGACTATATTTTATACGGTATTTCAGGCAGTCCACAAAATGATGGGGAGAGGGGGTAA
- a CDS encoding bacterioferritin: MSKQNREQKKQKVIEVLNKARSMELQAIHQYMNQHYSLDDKDYGEFATKIRTIAIDEMRHAETFAERVKELDGEPTTELAGGVEKNQDVEKIFPFDSEQEEEAIETYNEFAQICRENNDTISAKLFETIIEEEQQHQNYFDDIDDHIKNLGNTYLARMVGTAEGEGGEE, from the coding sequence ATGAGTAAGCAAAATCGTGAGCAAAAGAAACAAAAAGTAATTGAGGTGTTGAACAAAGCACGATCTATGGAATTACAGGCAATCCATCAATATATGAACCAACATTATTCTCTAGATGACAAAGATTACGGTGAATTTGCTACTAAAATTAGAACCATTGCCATTGACGAAATGAGACATGCAGAGACCTTTGCAGAACGTGTTAAAGAACTAGATGGAGAACCTACCACTGAATTAGCTGGTGGAGTTGAAAAAAATCAAGATGTAGAAAAGATTTTCCCTTTCGATTCTGAACAAGAAGAAGAAGCTATCGAAACATACAATGAATTTGCTCAAATCTGCAGAGAAAATAATGATACAATTTCAGCTAAGCTGTTCGAAACAATCATTGAAGAAGAACAACAACATCAAAATTACTTCGATGATATTGACGACCACATCAAAAACTTAGGTAATACATACCTGGCTAGAATGGTTGGAACTGCAGAAGGAGAAGGTGGAGAAGAATAA
- a CDS encoding TIGR04104 family putative zinc finger protein: protein MFGTTNCKNCGEFFKEDKIRNSLLSNYKPIECDNCGTTHYVSKLSRGVYALSVAIPIVLTGIFDFVGLVLGVSILILLYILSPYLMWFK, encoded by the coding sequence ATTTTTGGTACAACTAACTGTAAAAATTGTGGAGAATTCTTTAAGGAAGACAAAATCAGAAACTCCTTACTATCAAATTACAAACCAATTGAATGTGATAACTGTGGGACTACACATTATGTATCCAAGTTATCTCGAGGAGTGTATGCCTTATCAGTAGCTATTCCAATAGTTTTGACAGGAATTTTTGATTTTGTGGGGCTGGTACTAGGAGTGTCTATATTAATCTTATTATACATTCTTTCTCCTTATTTAATGTGGTTCAAATAA
- a CDS encoding prepilin peptidase gives MELFLIFILGTCLGSFYNVVALRLMDGKEVNHFIFGRSSCPKCEEILAPLELIPLISFLALRGRCRHCRGKISPIYFVGEMITGITFVIIFVSIGASLSLIPHLLLGSLLVISVITDLLKGIVLNKMIFFFGILILLTRIVIIEELFYHLISGLFSFLLLFAVMVLSGHKMGGGDVKLYGIIGLGVGLLDSLASLFFASLIGLAVMLPGLISGRISRKTEIPFVPFIWAGVMVTYMVDVLTIFI, from the coding sequence ATGGAATTATTTTTGATATTTATTTTGGGTACTTGTTTAGGTAGTTTTTATAATGTGGTGGCACTTAGATTAATGGATGGGAAAGAAGTGAATCACTTTATCTTTGGCAGGTCAAGTTGTCCAAAATGTGAGGAAATATTAGCTCCCTTGGAACTGATCCCTTTGATTAGTTTTTTAGCTTTAAGGGGGAGGTGTCGTCATTGTAGGGGAAAGATTTCTCCAATCTATTTTGTAGGTGAAATGATTACTGGTATCACATTTGTGATTATATTTGTGAGTATAGGTGCCAGCTTATCCTTAATTCCTCACTTGCTTTTGGGTTCTTTATTGGTTATATCGGTAATCACGGATCTATTAAAAGGAATAGTACTTAATAAAATGATATTCTTTTTTGGGATATTAATTTTATTGACTAGAATAGTAATAATAGAAGAGCTGTTTTATCATTTAATAAGTGGTTTGTTCAGCTTTTTATTATTATTTGCGGTAATGGTACTTAGTGGTCATAAGATGGGGGGAGGAGACGTTAAGTTGTATGGCATTATAGGTCTTGGTGTAGGGCTACTGGATTCTTTGGCTAGTTTATTTTTTGCTTCCTTGATTGGATTGGCCGTAATGCTCCCTGGTTTGATTAGCGGCCGTATAAGTAGAAAAACTGAAATTCCTTTTGTTCCTTTTATCTGGGCGGGGGTTATGGTAACTTATATGGTAGATGTGTTGACAATTTTTATATGA